Part of the Vicinamibacteria bacterium genome, CAAGCGACGCAAAGCCTCTACGTCGACGTCGCCGACGTCGACAAGCACTTTCGGCGCGCTCAAAAGGCCGGTGCATCGATCCTGGAGGAACCAACCGATACAGAGTACGGGCATCGGCGTTATGGTGCGAAAGATCCCGAAGGCCATGAGTGGTACTTCGCACACGCCGTTCGGCCGCGTCGAGCGCAAAAAAAGAAGAGTGCGAGAGCCCCGCGCAAGGAATTGACGAAGAAAGCGCGCGCCACGTAGGCGAGTAGACTGAACCGCGCGTGACTCACCGTCTCACGGAGCCAATCATGATTGTCTGCGCGCTGCTGTACCTGCGTATCCTCCAGGCGCAGCAGGCTTCGTCAGATTGGCTCATCGTGCCAGGCGAAAGAGTCGGCCGGATCACGGCAACGACTTCGGAAAGCGAGCTCGAGTCGTTCTTCGGGGCGGACAACGTAGAGCCGGTGGACGTGCACATC contains:
- a CDS encoding VOC family protein, producing the protein MAITPYLYYQDVDGTLKFLAKAFGFRQYGAKVRGPDGKTNHAAMKMGKGIIMMGRPASAYRNPRQIGQATQSLYVDVADVDKHFRRAQKAGASILEEPTDTEYGHRRYGAKDPEGHEWYFAHAVRPRRAQKKKSARAPRKELTKKARAT